The following coding sequences lie in one Rutidosis leptorrhynchoides isolate AG116_Rl617_1_P2 chromosome 6, CSIRO_AGI_Rlap_v1, whole genome shotgun sequence genomic window:
- the LOC139851476 gene encoding protein LUTEIN DEFICIENT 5, chloroplastic isoform X1 yields the protein MSSSLPTLQFPSPYIQSHNKLNFKSTSFHKYNGVTGRCGIKCSYSNGRKPDSSEENSGKSLEMIKEEKRRAELSSQIASGKFTVEKPSFGSMLVSGLTKLGVPSDFLEPLSNLINSSESYPKVPEAKGAISAIRSEAFFIPLYELFITYGGIFRLTFGPKSFLIVSDPNIAKRILKDNAKAYSKGILAEILEFVMGTGLIPADGEVWRVRRRVIVPALHLKYVAAMIGLFGEATDRLCKKLDAAAYNGEDVEMESLFSRLTLDIIGKAVFNYDFDSLTTDNGIVEAVYTVLREAEDRSVSPIPTWEIPIWKDISPRQKKVNGALKLINTTLDDLIAICKRMVDEEDVDFNEEYMNENDPSILHFLLASGDNVSSKQLRDDLMTMLIAGHETTAAVLTWTFYLLSKEPSVMSKLQNEVDAVLGDRFPTMEDMKKLKYTTRVINESLRLYPQPPVLIRRSLEDDVLDKYPIKKGEDLFISVWNLHRCPTHWVDADKFNPERWPLDGPNPNETNQNFSYLPFGGGPRKCVGDMFASFEAIVAVSMLVRRFNFQMALGAPPVTMTTGATIHTTEGLNMMVTRRMKPPIVPTLDTQNLGNTESSVSIPKADPVVT from the exons ATGTCTTCCAGTTTACCAACCCTTCAATTTCCCTCCCCATATATCCAATCCCACAACAAACTCAACTTCAAATCAACTTCATTTCATAAATATAATG GGGTTACAGGGAGGTGTGGGATTAAATGTTCATATTCAAATGGAAGAAAGCCTGATTCTAGTGAAGAAAATAGCGGAAAAAGCTTAGAGATGATAAAAGAAGAGAAACGGAGGGCCGAATTATCGTCTCAAATTGCTTCGGGGAAATTTACGGTTGAAAAGCCTAG TTTTGGATCAATGTTGGTGAGTGGTTTGACAAAATTAGGCGTGCCTTCGGATTTTCTTGAACCTTTGTCGAATTTAATAAATTCAAGTGAAAGTTATCCAAAGGTTCCAGAGGCAAAAGGAGCAATTAGTGCTATTAGGAGTGAGGCGTTTTTCATCCCGTTGTATGAGCTTTTTATTACATATGGTGGAATTTTCAGGTTGACTTTTGGTCCCAAG TCTTTTCTGATAGTGTCCGATCCCAACATTGCAAAACGCATATTGAAAGACAATGCCAAGGCATATTCGAAA GGTATCTTAGCCGAAATCTTAGAATTTGTAATGGGAACTGGACTAATTCCAGCTGACGGGGAGGTCTGGCGAGTTAGACGACGCGTTATAGTCCCAGCACTGCATCTCAAG TATGTAGCAGCAATGATTGGCTTGTTTGGAGAAGCTACCGATCGCCTTTGCAAAAAACTCGATGCCGCTGCATACAATGGAGAAGATGTGGAAATGGAGTCACTTTTTTCACGTTTGACTTTAGATATTATCGGGAAAGCAGTTTTTAATTACGATTTTGATTCGTTGACAACAGATAATGGGATCGTAGAG GCAGTATACACGGTTTTGCGAGAAGCAGAAGATCGAAGCGTCTCGCCGATTCCGACGTGGGAGATTCCGATTTGGAAAGATATCTCACCAAGGCAGAAGAAGGTTAATGGAGCTCTTAAGCTAATCAACACAACTCTTGATGATCTAATCGCGATATGCAAG AGGATGGTTGACGAAGAAGATGTAGATTTCAATGAGGAATACATGAATGAAAATGATCCAAGTATTCTTCATTTCTTGTTGGCCTCAGGGGACAAT GTGTCAAGCAAGCAACTAAGGGATGATCTGATGACGATGCTTATTGCAGGACATGAGACAACTGCTGCCGTATTGACATGGACCTTTTATCTTCTTTCCAAG GAACCTAGTGTCATGTCCAAGCTTCAGAACGAG GTTGATGCGGTTCTAGGTGATAGGTTTCCGACCATGGAGGACATGAAGAAACTTAAATACACAACTCGAGTGATTAATGAA TCCTTGAGGCTCTACCCACAACCACCTGTTTTGATACGTCGTTCTCTCGAAGATGATGTCCTTGACAAGTATCCAATCAAAAA GGGTGAAGACCTTTTTATTTCTGTTTGGAATCTTCACCGTTGTCCGACACATTGGGTAGATGCGGATAAATTTAATCCCGAAAGGTGGCCTTTGGATGGACCAAATCCTAATGAGACCAATCAAAACTTCAG TTACTTGCCCTTTGGTGGCGGACCAAGGAAATGTGTCGGTGACATGTTTGCTTCGTttgag GCCATAGTTGCAGTCTCGATGCTTGTTCGTAGATTCAACTTTCAAATGGCATTGGGAGCACCTCCT GTAACAATGACGACAGGAGCAACGATTCACACAACGGAAGGTTTAAACATGATGGTAACTAGAAGAATGAAGCCTCCAATCGTTCCTACACTCGATACACAAAATTTGGGGAACACAGAATCTTCAGTTAGTATTCCTAAAGCTGATCCAGTAGTCACTTAA
- the LOC139851476 gene encoding protein LUTEIN DEFICIENT 5, chloroplastic isoform X2: MSSSLPTLQFPSPYIQSHNKLNFKSTSFHKYNGRCGIKCSYSNGRKPDSSEENSGKSLEMIKEEKRRAELSSQIASGKFTVEKPSFGSMLVSGLTKLGVPSDFLEPLSNLINSSESYPKVPEAKGAISAIRSEAFFIPLYELFITYGGIFRLTFGPKSFLIVSDPNIAKRILKDNAKAYSKGILAEILEFVMGTGLIPADGEVWRVRRRVIVPALHLKYVAAMIGLFGEATDRLCKKLDAAAYNGEDVEMESLFSRLTLDIIGKAVFNYDFDSLTTDNGIVEAVYTVLREAEDRSVSPIPTWEIPIWKDISPRQKKVNGALKLINTTLDDLIAICKRMVDEEDVDFNEEYMNENDPSILHFLLASGDNVSSKQLRDDLMTMLIAGHETTAAVLTWTFYLLSKEPSVMSKLQNEVDAVLGDRFPTMEDMKKLKYTTRVINESLRLYPQPPVLIRRSLEDDVLDKYPIKKGEDLFISVWNLHRCPTHWVDADKFNPERWPLDGPNPNETNQNFSYLPFGGGPRKCVGDMFASFEAIVAVSMLVRRFNFQMALGAPPVTMTTGATIHTTEGLNMMVTRRMKPPIVPTLDTQNLGNTESSVSIPKADPVVT; this comes from the exons ATGTCTTCCAGTTTACCAACCCTTCAATTTCCCTCCCCATATATCCAATCCCACAACAAACTCAACTTCAAATCAACTTCATTTCATAAATATAATG GGAGGTGTGGGATTAAATGTTCATATTCAAATGGAAGAAAGCCTGATTCTAGTGAAGAAAATAGCGGAAAAAGCTTAGAGATGATAAAAGAAGAGAAACGGAGGGCCGAATTATCGTCTCAAATTGCTTCGGGGAAATTTACGGTTGAAAAGCCTAG TTTTGGATCAATGTTGGTGAGTGGTTTGACAAAATTAGGCGTGCCTTCGGATTTTCTTGAACCTTTGTCGAATTTAATAAATTCAAGTGAAAGTTATCCAAAGGTTCCAGAGGCAAAAGGAGCAATTAGTGCTATTAGGAGTGAGGCGTTTTTCATCCCGTTGTATGAGCTTTTTATTACATATGGTGGAATTTTCAGGTTGACTTTTGGTCCCAAG TCTTTTCTGATAGTGTCCGATCCCAACATTGCAAAACGCATATTGAAAGACAATGCCAAGGCATATTCGAAA GGTATCTTAGCCGAAATCTTAGAATTTGTAATGGGAACTGGACTAATTCCAGCTGACGGGGAGGTCTGGCGAGTTAGACGACGCGTTATAGTCCCAGCACTGCATCTCAAG TATGTAGCAGCAATGATTGGCTTGTTTGGAGAAGCTACCGATCGCCTTTGCAAAAAACTCGATGCCGCTGCATACAATGGAGAAGATGTGGAAATGGAGTCACTTTTTTCACGTTTGACTTTAGATATTATCGGGAAAGCAGTTTTTAATTACGATTTTGATTCGTTGACAACAGATAATGGGATCGTAGAG GCAGTATACACGGTTTTGCGAGAAGCAGAAGATCGAAGCGTCTCGCCGATTCCGACGTGGGAGATTCCGATTTGGAAAGATATCTCACCAAGGCAGAAGAAGGTTAATGGAGCTCTTAAGCTAATCAACACAACTCTTGATGATCTAATCGCGATATGCAAG AGGATGGTTGACGAAGAAGATGTAGATTTCAATGAGGAATACATGAATGAAAATGATCCAAGTATTCTTCATTTCTTGTTGGCCTCAGGGGACAAT GTGTCAAGCAAGCAACTAAGGGATGATCTGATGACGATGCTTATTGCAGGACATGAGACAACTGCTGCCGTATTGACATGGACCTTTTATCTTCTTTCCAAG GAACCTAGTGTCATGTCCAAGCTTCAGAACGAG GTTGATGCGGTTCTAGGTGATAGGTTTCCGACCATGGAGGACATGAAGAAACTTAAATACACAACTCGAGTGATTAATGAA TCCTTGAGGCTCTACCCACAACCACCTGTTTTGATACGTCGTTCTCTCGAAGATGATGTCCTTGACAAGTATCCAATCAAAAA GGGTGAAGACCTTTTTATTTCTGTTTGGAATCTTCACCGTTGTCCGACACATTGGGTAGATGCGGATAAATTTAATCCCGAAAGGTGGCCTTTGGATGGACCAAATCCTAATGAGACCAATCAAAACTTCAG TTACTTGCCCTTTGGTGGCGGACCAAGGAAATGTGTCGGTGACATGTTTGCTTCGTttgag GCCATAGTTGCAGTCTCGATGCTTGTTCGTAGATTCAACTTTCAAATGGCATTGGGAGCACCTCCT GTAACAATGACGACAGGAGCAACGATTCACACAACGGAAGGTTTAAACATGATGGTAACTAGAAGAATGAAGCCTCCAATCGTTCCTACACTCGATACACAAAATTTGGGGAACACAGAATCTTCAGTTAGTATTCCTAAAGCTGATCCAGTAGTCACTTAA